The Kwoniella mangroviensis CBS 8507 chromosome 1 map unlocalized Ctg02, whole genome shotgun sequence genome window below encodes:
- a CDS encoding elongation factor G, mitochondrial, with product MSSLPRIASRIRSLPANTPVTPLVRPTILTRKPILSTASSPSISPLGKPRTISSSLRSTSTSSSKRSFSSSVSVRVGDEEKPKEEWPERVLPVLKDSDVKRLKRQRNVGISAHIDSGKTTLTERILYYTGRIRDIHEVRGRDAVGAKMDSMELEREKGITIQSAATFADWVSPPPPTELAEGATLHGTGSEEGKEKYSINIIDTPGHVDFTIEVERALRVLDGAVLVLCAVSGVQSQTITVDRQMRRYNVPRLAFINKMDRAGSNPFRVIQQLRGKLKMNAAALQVPIGAEGDFSGVVDLVRMKALYNEGVKGNQVVETDEIPESVRALAEEKRAELIEQLSEADETLCDLFLDESPITELDIAQALRRATVSLKFTPVFMGSAIKNTGVQALLDGVCQYLPDPNEVHNQALDAALPPQAPPVPLVPAAEAPLVGLAFKLEEGRYGQLTYMRVYQGELKRGGVIYNARTGKKVKVPRLVRMHSDEMEDVESIGAGEICAMFGVECSSGDTFTDGSTTFSMTSMFVPEPVISLSIRPEGNETPNFSRALNRFQKEDPTFRVHVDSESQETIISGMGELHLDIYVERMKREYNVACVTGKPRVAFRETITEESKFNYTHKKQSGGSGQFGRVIGKLEPMEMDPDTNKDTAFENRIIGGNIPNQFIPAIEKGFQEALDRGLLTGHPISGCRFVLEDGSAHSVDSNELAFRLAAIGAFREAFQKSKPVILEPVMTVEVVAPIEFQGNVIGALNQRKGTIVDTEVRDDEFTLTAEVALNDMFGYSSQLRGMTQGKGEFSMEYKNHQPVMPNVQRDMMDAFRKKQLSK from the exons ATGTCATCCCTTCCTCGGATCGCCTCGCGAATCCGATCCCTCCCGGCCAACACCCCCGTGACACCTCTAGTCCGACCTACGATCCTCACGAGGAAACCGATCCTTTCGAccgcttcttcaccttcgatatCTCCCTTGGGCAAACCTCGAACTATCTCATCGAGTCTGAGATCGACCTCAACTTCAAGCTCAAAGAGATCGTTTAGCTCTTCTGTCTCTGTCAGAGTAGGAGATGAGGAAAAACCAAAGGAGGAATGGCCAGAGAGAGTCTTACCGGTATTGAAGGATAGTGAcgtgaagaggttgaagaggcAAAGAAATGTGGGAAT TTCCGCCCACATCGATTCGGGTAAGACCACTCTTACCGAGCGAATCTTGTATTATACCGGACGAATAAGGGATATCCACGAAGTTCGAGGACGAGATGCCGTAGGAGCCAAGATGGACTCCATGGAattggagagagaaaagggaaTCACCATTCAATCAGCAGCGACATTCGCAGATTGGGTTTCACCGCCTCCTCCAACGGAGTTGGCTGAAGGTGCGACTTTGCATGGCACAGGTTCTGAAGAGGGTAAAGAGAAATattcaatcaatatcatcgataCTCCCGGTCACGTCGATTTCACtatcgaagttgaaagagctCTTAGAGTGTTAGATGGAGCTGTATTGGTGTTGTGTGCTGTATCGGGTGTTCAATCACAGACGATAACGGTCGATAGACAGATGAGGAGGTATAATGTTCCTAGATTGGCTTTTATCAATAAGATGGATCG AGCCGGATCAAACCCCTTCCGAGTGATTCAGCAGCTTCGAGgtaaattgaagatgaatgcaGCTGCCCTTCAAGTACCTATCGGAGCCGAAGGAGATTTCTCAGGTGTGGTCGATTTAGTCAGGATGAAAGCTTTGTACAACGAGGGTGTCAAGGG TAATCAAGTCGTCGAGACCGATGAAATACCTGAATCCGTCCGAGCGCTAGCTGAGGAGAAACGAGCCGAGCTCATCGAACAGTTGTCCGAAGCGGACGAAACCCTATGTGACCTTTTCCTGGACGAATCGCCCATCACCGAATTAGATATCGCTCAAGCTCTTAGACGAGCTACCGTATCTCTCAAATTCACACCCGTTTTTATGGGATCAGCCATTAAGAATACCGGTGTTCAAGCTTTGTTAGACGGTGTATGTCAATACCTCCCCGATCCAAATGAAGTTCACAACCAAGCGCTGGACGctgctcttccacctcaagCTCCGCCTGTACCCTTGGTTCCCGCTGCCGAAGCCCCCTTGGTTGGCCTGGCattcaagttggaagaaggacgatATGGTCAATTGACGTATATGAGAGTGTATCAAGGTGAACTCAAACGAGGTGGGGTGATATACAATGCTAGAACgggaaagaaggtcaaggtgcCCAGATTGGTCAGGATGCATTCGGATgaaatggag GATGTTGAATCTATAGGAGCTGGAGAGATTTGTGCGATGTTCGGTGTAGAATGTTCATCAGGAGATACATTCACGGACGGTTCGACCACCTTCTCAATG ACATCGATGTTCGTTCCCGAACCTGTCATCTCACTTTCAATACGACCTGAAGGAAACGAAACACCTAATTTCTCGCGAGCATTGAACCGGTTCCAGAAAGAAGATCCTACATTCAGAGTACATGTCGATTCGGAATCGCAGGAG ACCATCATCTCAGGTATGGGAGAATTGCATCTTGACATCTACGTCGAACGAATGAAACGAGAGTACAACGTCGCGTGTGTCACTGGTAAACCCAGAGTAGCATTCCGAGAGACGATAACGGAGGAGAGCAAATTCAACTATACACATAAGAAACAATCGGGTGGTTCAGGTCAATTCGGTAGAGTGATAGGTAAATTGGAACCCATGGAGATGGATCCGGATACCAACAAGGACACGGCATTTGAAAATAGGATAATAGGTGGTAACATCCCTAATCAATTTATCCCTGCTATCGAGAAA GGTTTCCAAGAAGCCTTAGATCGAGGATTACTTACCGGTCATCCTATATCTGGATGTAGATTCGTtctggaagatggatcggCACATTCGGTCGATTCGAACGAGTTGGCATTCAGATTAGCAGCTATCGGAGCATTCAGAGAAGCATTCCAGAAATCCAAACCTGTCATCTTGGAACCTGTCATGACTGTCGAAGTGGTCGCTCCGATCGAGTTCCAAGGTAATGTCATTGGTGCTTTGAATCAGAGAAAGGGTACGATAGTGGATACGGAAGTGCGAGATGATGAGTTCACTCTCACGGCTGAGGTCGCTTTGAATGATATGTTTGGATATTCGAGTCAACTTAGAGGTATGACACagggtaaag GTGAATTCTCGATGGAATACAAGAATCACCAACCTGTTATGCCCAACGTTCAGAGGGATATGATGGATGCATTCAGGAAGAAGCAGCTGAGCAAGTAA